A part of Gemmatimonas groenlandica genomic DNA contains:
- a CDS encoding RNA-binding domain-containing protein — translation MNPNDLSTLVDRLRALPTETEWLEFKRNNTDPQQIGEYLSALANEAGLCNQPRGYLVFGIDDATHDVVGTSFDPYAAKAKGNQGLLPWLGALLEPNPGIDVHLVDHPDGRVVMLAVGPARDRPCTFAGVAYCRVGNSKTELVKHPAKERALWTRGSDWSAETCHRATLADLNPEAIAKAREQFLVKHPSQSGELAQWDDLTFLNKARLLKQGEVTNAALVLLGRAESATLLTPAVAKVSWLLKDAENRELDYEHFAPPFLLVGDRLLKRLRNLTVRALPSGTLFPQELTQYDPWVIREALHNSIAHQDYRRHARIAVVEFPDRVLITNIGEFLPGSVQTVIEQDAPQLLYRNPFLADAMVELNLIDTQGGGIKRMFETQRRRSFPLPDYDLDQPGQVSVSIPGQILDERYTRLLMEQSSLSLPQVLLLDRIQKGRRITREDHKRLKSAGLVEGRYPSVMVSGTMAKATGDVARHIRERGFDKQWYLDMILALIQEHGPVARQHVDELLLPKLPDRMSDVQKRRKVHNLLQELRNAEKIVNQGTRTKSKWVSKKPISTAPKRA, via the coding sequence ATGAACCCCAACGATCTCAGCACCCTCGTCGACCGGTTGCGTGCGCTCCCCACTGAAACCGAGTGGCTGGAGTTCAAGCGCAACAACACCGACCCGCAACAGATCGGCGAGTACCTCTCGGCGTTGGCGAATGAGGCAGGATTGTGCAATCAGCCGCGTGGCTATCTGGTGTTCGGTATCGACGATGCAACGCACGACGTCGTGGGTACGTCGTTCGATCCGTATGCAGCGAAGGCCAAAGGCAACCAAGGCCTTCTGCCTTGGCTCGGTGCACTACTTGAGCCGAATCCTGGAATCGACGTACATCTCGTTGATCATCCGGACGGTCGGGTCGTGATGCTCGCCGTTGGCCCCGCACGGGACCGGCCCTGCACGTTTGCGGGTGTTGCCTACTGCCGTGTTGGGAACAGCAAGACGGAACTGGTCAAACACCCGGCCAAGGAGCGTGCCCTGTGGACACGCGGCAGCGATTGGTCTGCTGAAACGTGTCACCGTGCCACGCTGGCCGATCTTAATCCCGAAGCGATTGCCAAGGCGCGGGAGCAGTTCCTCGTCAAGCATCCGTCGCAGTCCGGCGAACTGGCGCAGTGGGATGACCTGACGTTTCTGAACAAGGCGCGATTGCTGAAGCAGGGCGAGGTGACCAACGCGGCGCTAGTTCTGCTCGGCCGCGCCGAGTCAGCCACGCTGCTTACACCGGCCGTCGCAAAGGTCTCGTGGCTGCTCAAGGACGCGGAGAATCGCGAACTGGATTACGAGCATTTCGCGCCGCCATTCCTGCTGGTGGGTGACCGGCTTCTGAAACGTTTGCGCAATCTCACCGTGCGTGCACTGCCGAGCGGTACACTCTTTCCGCAGGAGCTCACCCAGTACGACCCATGGGTGATCCGTGAGGCCTTGCACAACAGCATCGCGCATCAGGACTATCGACGTCATGCGCGGATCGCGGTGGTCGAGTTCCCCGATCGCGTGCTGATCACCAACATCGGAGAGTTTCTGCCAGGGAGCGTGCAGACGGTGATCGAGCAGGATGCGCCGCAGTTGTTGTATCGCAATCCGTTCCTTGCCGATGCGATGGTGGAGCTCAACCTGATCGACACGCAGGGCGGTGGCATCAAGCGCATGTTCGAGACGCAACGTCGGCGCTCGTTTCCGCTGCCCGACTATGATCTCGATCAGCCTGGGCAGGTCAGCGTGAGCATTCCTGGTCAGATTCTCGACGAGCGCTACACACGCCTGCTCATGGAGCAGTCTAGTTTGTCGCTGCCGCAGGTGCTGCTGCTTGATCGGATTCAGAAGGGCCGGCGGATCACGCGCGAAGATCACAAGCGACTCAAGTCGGCGGGCTTGGTGGAGGGCCGCTATCCGAGCGTCATGGTGTCCGGCACCATGGCCAAGGCCACCGGCGACGTGGCGCGGCATATCCGTGAGCGCGGCTTCGACAAGCAGTGGTATCTGGACATGATCCTGGCCCTCATCCAGGAGCACGGTCCGGTCGCGCGCCAGCACGTCGACGAGCTCTTGCTGCCCAAACTGCCAGACCGGATGTCCGACGTGCAGAAACGGCGCAAGGTCCACAACCTGCTGCAGGAGCTGCGGAATGCCGAAAAGATTGTCAACCAAGGCACCCGAACAAAGTCGAAATGGGTGAGCAAGAAGCCCATCTCGACAGCACCGAAGCGTGCATGA
- a CDS encoding restriction endonuclease subunit S, producing MIADLKPYPEYRAAEGGWLGDVPAHWGVRRTKYLLRETDRRSTTGEEQLLRVSQYTGVTQRNSAYGPEGIGTRADSLVGYKCVEPDDLVINIMLAWNGSMGVSRYAGISSPAYCVYRLNPDAQPWYYHHLLRSPAYKARIKASSTGVVESRLRLYSDDLGRIEALVPPPAEQAAIVRFLDWVNGRLERAIRAKRIVIALLGEQKQAIIHRAVTRGLDPAVPLKPSGIPWLGEIPAHWEVRRAKQLCAEIIDCKNRTPELIDDGEYIVVRTTNIRNGRFNPKGSYATNRANFLLWTQRGAPRRGDVFFTREAPVGEACHVPAAHNLCMGQRMMFFRPNTSELNASFLLHSIYGPLVRRYIDIEANGSTVGHLRLGQVTGLPLLWCPLEEQERIVNYIESQSQPLEYATSRLEREIDLLREYRTRLVADVVTGKLDVREAAARLPFEASLDIIEHDNDPVDAADITDEEMIVA from the coding sequence GTGATCGCGGACCTCAAGCCGTATCCTGAGTACCGCGCAGCCGAAGGAGGATGGCTTGGTGATGTGCCAGCACACTGGGGCGTTCGCCGCACAAAGTACTTGTTGCGAGAAACAGACCGTCGATCAACTACCGGCGAAGAGCAGCTTCTTCGCGTTTCGCAGTACACCGGCGTCACTCAGCGCAACAGCGCATATGGACCCGAAGGGATAGGCACGCGCGCTGATTCCCTCGTCGGCTACAAGTGTGTTGAACCCGATGACCTAGTCATCAACATCATGCTGGCGTGGAACGGAAGCATGGGTGTCTCGAGATACGCGGGAATATCCAGTCCGGCTTACTGCGTATACCGCTTAAATCCTGACGCACAGCCTTGGTACTACCACCATCTCCTGCGCTCGCCCGCGTACAAGGCACGGATAAAGGCGTCTTCGACCGGAGTTGTGGAAAGTCGCCTCAGGCTCTACTCCGACGACCTCGGACGTATCGAAGCGTTGGTGCCTCCCCCCGCCGAACAAGCCGCAATCGTGCGGTTCCTGGACTGGGTGAACGGGCGGCTGGAGCGGGCGATCCGGGCGAAGCGGATCGTGATCGCTCTGCTGGGCGAGCAGAAGCAGGCCATCATTCACCGCGCCGTTACCCGCGGCCTCGATCCCGCCGTGCCGCTAAAGCCCTCCGGCATCCCGTGGCTCGGGGAGATCCCGGCGCATTGGGAGGTGCGGCGAGCCAAGCAATTGTGCGCAGAGATCATCGACTGCAAGAACAGAACACCAGAGCTTATCGACGACGGCGAGTACATCGTCGTTCGTACAACGAACATTCGGAATGGTCGATTTAACCCAAAGGGGTCGTACGCTACAAACCGCGCAAATTTCTTGCTTTGGACGCAACGTGGCGCACCGCGACGGGGCGATGTCTTCTTTACTCGTGAAGCCCCAGTAGGAGAAGCTTGTCATGTCCCTGCTGCGCATAACCTATGCATGGGCCAACGAATGATGTTCTTCAGGCCGAACACGTCGGAACTCAACGCTTCGTTCCTGCTGCACAGCATCTATGGACCTCTTGTTCGGCGTTACATCGATATTGAGGCTAATGGAAGCACAGTCGGACACTTACGGCTCGGCCAGGTTACGGGGCTTCCGTTGCTGTGGTGTCCCCTTGAGGAGCAGGAACGCATTGTTAACTATATCGAATCGCAATCGCAGCCACTTGAGTACGCTACCTCCCGTCTAGAGCGCGAGATCGACCTCCTCCGCGAATACCGCACTCGCCTCGTCGCGGACGTCGTGACCGGCAAGCTCGACGTGCGTGAGGCCGCAGCGCGTCTGCCCTTCGAAGCTTCACTCGACATCATCGAGCACGATAACGATCCGGTCGACGCCGCCGACATCACCGATGAAGAGATGATCGTCGCATGA
- a CDS encoding ATP-binding protein: MSQAPFEQAGSLRVGAVDFVSPDEIKVALDIEAPESVALNAGGPRPFPRVNGYLLVPVDDAFLVGQVEWLTVERSAFPKRRGMQDFGLVDLPFPLRRLRLNPLGTLRRHTQNVGYAFRRGADGLPSIGAAVLLPTDNQLRSIVESGERRRVKIGTSPLAGDAVVSIDPNRLFGRHLAVLGNTGSGKSCSVAGLIRWSLEQAAQERAQAGAEGRPNARFIVLDPNGEYSRAFGGDDAIKARIFKVNPSEGENALKVPLWFWNSAEWCSFTQASSKTQRPALMHALRVVRDGQTEPTADASHDMRRFLRTLVTTIRIEQNSGAPWGSFPKPKGFFEKLEKWKKGLEPELSSFTGDQHARLNALIDKLEGLCVPRRIQYAHQDFTKPEVQELLTATSEAHAAFGGTAKDVIPADVDAPRPFEGASLLRGVEAAGEMLNVSEHIETLLVRIRALLTDTRMKPIMGDVGAMTLQQWLNGYIGDDNADGGCVSVIDLSLVPTEVVHVVTAVIARMVFEASQRYVKLNGVALPTVLVMEEAHTFIKRYKEDVENQDAAGICCQVFERIAREGRKFGLGLVLSSQRPSELSPTVLSQCNTFLLHRISNDRDQELVQRLVPDNLRGLLRELPSLPSQNAILLGWASELPVLVKMNELPKSQQPRSDDPEFWGVWIGQDEHGNAISRATGWEKIATDWQVGPSAQSISSVEFES, from the coding sequence ATGAGCCAAGCGCCGTTCGAGCAAGCTGGCAGCCTTCGTGTTGGTGCGGTGGACTTCGTCTCGCCGGACGAAATCAAGGTCGCCTTGGATATTGAGGCGCCTGAGTCGGTCGCGTTAAATGCTGGAGGTCCACGACCGTTTCCTAGGGTCAACGGTTACCTCTTGGTTCCGGTCGATGACGCCTTCCTCGTTGGACAGGTTGAGTGGCTGACCGTCGAACGCTCGGCGTTTCCGAAGCGGCGCGGAATGCAGGACTTCGGTTTGGTGGATCTGCCCTTTCCGCTGCGCAGGTTGCGGCTCAACCCACTCGGTACGCTCCGCCGGCACACACAAAACGTAGGGTACGCCTTCCGCCGCGGCGCGGACGGTTTGCCCTCGATTGGCGCCGCCGTCCTTCTGCCTACTGACAACCAGCTTCGCTCGATCGTCGAGTCCGGAGAACGACGCCGGGTGAAGATCGGTACCAGCCCGCTCGCTGGTGATGCCGTGGTGTCCATTGACCCCAATCGTCTATTTGGGCGGCACCTCGCCGTGCTGGGGAACACTGGAAGCGGCAAGTCCTGCTCGGTTGCTGGACTTATCCGCTGGAGCCTGGAGCAAGCAGCGCAGGAGCGTGCGCAAGCAGGTGCGGAAGGGCGACCGAACGCCCGGTTCATCGTGCTCGACCCGAACGGCGAGTATTCGCGTGCGTTCGGTGGTGACGATGCAATCAAGGCACGGATCTTCAAGGTGAACCCGAGCGAAGGTGAAAACGCATTGAAGGTGCCCTTGTGGTTCTGGAACAGCGCGGAGTGGTGCTCGTTCACTCAGGCGAGTTCGAAAACCCAGCGGCCGGCGCTAATGCACGCCCTTCGAGTTGTTCGTGACGGCCAGACCGAACCAACTGCGGATGCAAGTCACGACATGCGCCGGTTTCTCCGTACGCTGGTAACGACGATACGCATCGAGCAGAACTCCGGTGCGCCGTGGGGATCGTTCCCGAAACCCAAAGGCTTCTTCGAGAAGCTGGAAAAGTGGAAGAAGGGTTTGGAGCCGGAACTGAGCTCCTTCACGGGTGACCAGCACGCACGGCTAAATGCGCTGATCGACAAGCTTGAAGGTCTGTGCGTGCCTCGTCGGATTCAGTACGCACATCAGGATTTCACCAAGCCCGAAGTCCAAGAACTTCTCACGGCTACGAGCGAAGCTCATGCCGCATTCGGTGGGACAGCCAAGGATGTGATTCCGGCGGACGTGGACGCGCCCAGACCCTTCGAAGGCGCATCGTTGCTCCGTGGCGTCGAGGCGGCAGGTGAAATGCTAAACGTCTCCGAACACATCGAGACCCTCCTGGTCAGAATCCGTGCGCTTCTCACCGACACCCGGATGAAGCCAATTATGGGTGATGTGGGGGCGATGACGCTTCAGCAATGGTTGAATGGCTACATTGGCGACGACAACGCCGATGGCGGATGCGTATCAGTGATAGACCTGTCGCTTGTACCCACAGAAGTCGTGCACGTCGTTACCGCCGTCATCGCCCGAATGGTGTTCGAAGCATCGCAACGGTACGTAAAGCTGAATGGTGTCGCGCTACCCACCGTGCTAGTGATGGAAGAGGCGCATACCTTCATCAAGCGCTACAAGGAAGATGTCGAGAATCAGGACGCTGCCGGCATCTGCTGTCAGGTCTTCGAACGCATTGCCCGTGAGGGGCGTAAATTCGGACTCGGCTTGGTCCTATCGTCGCAGCGCCCCTCTGAGCTTTCGCCCACGGTGCTGTCTCAGTGCAACACGTTTCTGCTTCACCGAATTAGCAACGACCGCGACCAAGAGCTAGTGCAACGGCTCGTCCCTGACAATCTTCGCGGACTGCTCCGCGAATTGCCCTCGCTTCCCTCGCAAAACGCGATTCTACTCGGCTGGGCGTCAGAGCTGCCGGTGCTGGTCAAAATGAACGAGTTGCCCAAGTCGCAACAGCCTCGCTCCGACGACCCAGAGTTTTGGGGTGTGTGGATTGGTCAGGATGAGCACGGCAACGCTATCTCACGGGCAACAGGCTGGGAGAAGATCGCTACTGATTGGCAGGTGGGTCCGTCCGCCCAAAGTATAAGCTCCGTGGAGTTCGAGTCGTGA